One segment of Capnocytophaga sp. oral taxon 878 DNA contains the following:
- the accD gene encoding acetyl-CoA carboxylase, carboxyltransferase subunit beta: protein MSWFKRTAKGIQTSTEEKKDIPKGLWFKSPSGNIVEQDELVTNFYISPDDDYHVRIGSKEYFQILFDNNEFKELDANMTSKDPLEFVDTKSYTKRLEEATQKTNLKDAVRTAVGNSKGAPIVIGCMDFAFIGGSMGSVVGEKICRAIDYAIKHKLPFLMISKSGGARMMEAALSLMQMAKTSIKLAQLDQAKLPYISLCTDPTTGGISASFAMLGDINIAEPGALIGFAGPRVVKDTTGQDLPEGFQTAEFVLEHGFLDFIVNRKQLKDKVNLYIDLVMNRPVR, encoded by the coding sequence ATGTCTTGGTTTAAAAGAACAGCAAAAGGAATACAAACCTCAACCGAGGAAAAAAAAGACATCCCTAAAGGGCTATGGTTTAAATCACCTAGCGGAAATATTGTAGAACAAGATGAGCTGGTAACCAACTTCTATATAAGTCCAGACGACGATTACCACGTGCGTATCGGTAGTAAAGAATATTTCCAAATATTGTTTGATAACAACGAATTTAAGGAACTCGACGCCAATATGACCTCTAAAGACCCCCTTGAGTTCGTCGATACCAAAAGCTACACCAAACGATTGGAAGAAGCCACCCAAAAAACAAACCTAAAAGATGCTGTACGCACCGCCGTAGGTAACTCCAAAGGAGCTCCCATCGTAATAGGTTGTATGGATTTCGCCTTCATCGGAGGCTCAATGGGTAGCGTAGTAGGCGAAAAAATATGCCGCGCTATCGATTACGCCATCAAGCACAAACTCCCCTTCTTGATGATCTCAAAATCAGGAGGCGCCCGTATGATGGAAGCAGCTCTTTCCCTTATGCAAATGGCAAAAACCTCTATCAAACTCGCACAGTTAGATCAGGCAAAACTACCATACATATCCCTCTGTACCGATCCTACCACAGGAGGTATTAGCGCATCTTTCGCAATGTTAGGCGATATCAATATTGCCGAACCAGGCGCCCTAATAGGATTCGCAGGCCCACGCGTCGTGAAAGATACCACAGGGCAAGACCTACCCGAAGGATTCCAAACCGCCGAATTCGTCCTCGAACACGGATTCCTAGATTTCATCGTGAACCGCAAACAGCTAAAAGACAAGGTAAACCTATACATCGATTTGGTAATGAACCGACCCGTAAGGTAA
- a CDS encoding diphosphomevalonate/mevalonate 3,5-bisphosphate decarboxylase family protein yields MISFKAPSNIALVKYWGKKGEQLPANPSVSFTLTHCYTETSVAYQQRSSLAIPPTEKFSFTFNFEGEAKPSFHPKINTFFQRILPYLPFLTDYHFTINSHNSFPHSSGIASSASAMAALSLCLMQVAQELGMNFTQDQFWQQASLLARLGSGSACRSTHGSIVVWGQHASIPHSTDQYGIPYPLPVHPIFDQYQDTILLIDKGQKQVSSTLGHNLMHGHPFAQARFAQAHQNTDKLIQCFATGDLETFIQVVESEALTLHAMMQTSIPYFILMRPNTLEVIQHVWQYRKSTSIPLCFTLDAGANVHLLYPKKYKEEVQKYIQDVLAPYCEGKHYIHDCLNTNP; encoded by the coding sequence ATGATATCATTTAAAGCACCCAGTAATATTGCACTCGTAAAGTATTGGGGTAAAAAAGGAGAACAACTCCCAGCCAACCCTTCAGTAAGCTTTACCCTTACCCACTGTTATACCGAGACCTCCGTTGCCTACCAGCAACGCAGTAGCCTCGCTATACCCCCTACCGAAAAGTTCTCTTTTACCTTCAACTTCGAAGGAGAAGCCAAACCCTCTTTTCACCCCAAAATCAATACCTTCTTTCAGCGCATATTACCCTACCTGCCTTTCCTTACCGATTATCATTTTACCATAAACTCACATAACTCATTCCCTCACAGCAGCGGCATAGCCTCTTCAGCCAGCGCAATGGCAGCACTCTCACTATGCCTAATGCAAGTAGCTCAAGAGCTCGGAATGAACTTCACCCAAGATCAGTTTTGGCAGCAAGCCTCACTCTTAGCTCGTTTAGGATCCGGTAGCGCCTGCCGCAGTACACACGGCAGCATAGTAGTATGGGGGCAACACGCCTCTATACCCCACAGCACCGATCAGTACGGCATACCATACCCCTTGCCCGTACACCCCATTTTTGATCAATACCAAGATACCATCTTGCTTATAGATAAAGGACAAAAACAAGTAAGTAGCACCTTAGGGCATAACCTAATGCACGGGCACCCCTTTGCCCAGGCACGTTTCGCACAAGCTCACCAAAATACCGATAAGCTTATCCAGTGCTTCGCCACCGGCGATCTCGAAACATTTATCCAAGTAGTCGAGAGCGAAGCCCTTACCCTACACGCTATGATGCAAACCAGCATCCCCTACTTTATCCTTATGCGCCCCAACACCTTAGAGGTTATACAACACGTATGGCAATACCGCAAAAGCACAAGCATACCACTGTGTTTCACCCTCGATGCCGGCGCCAATGTACACCTCTTATATCCCAAAAAGTATAAAGAAGAAGTACAAAAATATATCCAAGACGTATTAGCCCCCTATTGTGAGGGCAAACACTATATTCACGATTGCCTAAATACTAACCCCTAA
- a CDS encoding J domain-containing protein codes for MLKDYYEILGVTPKASPDEIREAYKKLAKAFHPDKHQGDAFFSEKFKSLQEAYNVLSDADKRKEYDTQFAEQLNAQANPTKKQSTSQSTSPNTTQSYSVVDLPTLVDMYFERHTATIQARKFYDGFLATKKEYYISWLKVGIALSIIATGIALLFTIS; via the coding sequence ATGTTGAAAGATTACTACGAAATATTAGGCGTAACACCCAAAGCCTCCCCCGATGAAATACGTGAGGCTTATAAAAAACTCGCCAAAGCCTTCCACCCCGATAAGCATCAGGGTGATGCTTTCTTTTCCGAAAAATTTAAAAGCCTACAAGAGGCCTACAACGTACTTTCCGATGCCGATAAGCGCAAAGAATACGACACACAATTTGCCGAGCAGCTTAACGCTCAAGCAAATCCTACCAAAAAGCAATCCACCTCCCAATCCACCTCCCCAAACACTACACAATCCTACTCCGTAGTCGATTTGCCTACCCTAGTCGATATGTACTTTGAACGACACACAGCTACCATACAAGCCCGCAAATTCTACGATGGCTTCTTAGCTACTAAAAAAGAATACTATATCAGCTGGCTCAAAGTGGGCATAGCCCTATCCATCATTGCCACTGGCATAGCCCTATTATTTACAATCTCTTAA
- a CDS encoding acyl transferase, translated as MNETALQIFRFQYEHNKVYHRFCSLLGRTPDKVHSLTDIPFLPIQFFKTEKVYCGTTPPEAVFTSSGTTGAQTSQHFVKELPLYTQSFRQGFELFYGDIQQYAVLALLPSYLERTGSSLITMVADLIERSQNPYSGFYLNEYDLLAQHLQTLDSSGQKVLLIGVSFALLDLVEQHSFSLKNTIVMETGGMKGRRRELVREELHAILCQGFGVPTIHSEYGMTELLSQAYSNGNGIYHTVPWMKILIRDTNDALSYLPNGKTGGLNIIDLANKYSCSFIATQDLGKLLPDGSFQVLGRFDNADIRGCNLMVS; from the coding sequence TTGAACGAAACTGCTTTACAGATTTTTCGCTTTCAATATGAGCATAACAAGGTCTACCACCGCTTTTGCTCACTGCTGGGGCGTACCCCCGATAAGGTACACTCCCTTACCGATATTCCATTCCTTCCTATCCAATTCTTCAAAACCGAAAAAGTATACTGCGGTACTACTCCCCCCGAGGCTGTATTCACCAGCAGTGGCACCACCGGTGCCCAAACCTCACAACACTTTGTAAAGGAACTCCCTCTATATACCCAAAGCTTCCGCCAAGGCTTTGAACTATTCTACGGCGATATACAACAGTATGCCGTATTAGCGCTCTTACCCTCATATTTGGAGCGTACAGGCTCTTCCCTCATCACTATGGTAGCCGATCTTATTGAGCGCTCCCAAAACCCCTATAGTGGCTTTTATCTTAATGAGTATGACCTCCTAGCCCAGCACCTCCAAACATTGGATAGTAGCGGACAAAAAGTTCTCCTCATAGGTGTTTCCTTTGCCCTTTTAGATTTGGTAGAACAACATTCATTCTCACTCAAAAACACTATTGTAATGGAAACCGGCGGTATGAAAGGTCGCCGCCGTGAGTTAGTCCGTGAGGAACTCCACGCCATCCTATGCCAAGGTTTTGGCGTCCCAACCATCCATTCCGAGTACGGAATGACCGAACTCCTTTCTCAAGCATACTCCAATGGCAACGGTATTTATCATACCGTCCCTTGGATGAAAATCCTTATCCGCGATACCAATGATGCCCTCTCTTACCTGCCCAATGGTAAAACTGGAGGACTTAATATTATTGATTTGGCTAATAAATACTCTTGCAGCTTCATAGCCACTCAAGATTTAGGTAAGCTCCTCCCCGATGGCTCTTTTCAAGTACTTGGCCGCTTTGATAACGCCGATATCAGAGGTTGCAATTTAATGGTAAGTTAA
- a CDS encoding M23 family metallopeptidase → MKKIKYYYDPETLSYKRIRNKKRTKVRNALIFLLAAALFGSILSLIIINSRMFFTPREVMLAREIKNYENNYQILNKKMELVEDVLADLQERDNNMYRLYFNAPIIPDSVRKRGIDANKYKDLENEGSSKLVANTMKRLDVLRKQLVVQSKSLDEISKLSKEKEKFLASIPAIQPVNNKDLKRMASGYGWRSDPFTKARKFHYGMDFSAPQGTPVYASGDGVVIRADDGASGYGNHIRIDHGYGYVTLYGHLSAYNVRAGQHVKRGDLIGKVGSTGRSEAPHLHYEVMKNGEHINPIHFYYGNLTPSEYAEMLHVSSQENQSLD, encoded by the coding sequence ATGAAGAAGATAAAATATTATTATGACCCAGAAACGTTGTCGTACAAACGCATCAGGAATAAGAAGCGGACGAAGGTGCGTAATGCGCTGATTTTCTTGTTGGCTGCGGCTTTGTTTGGCAGTATTTTGTCGCTTATCATTATTAACTCGCGTATGTTTTTTACGCCGAGAGAAGTTATGCTGGCGCGTGAAATAAAGAATTATGAGAATAACTACCAGATTTTGAACAAGAAGATGGAGCTTGTGGAGGATGTGTTGGCAGACTTACAGGAGCGAGATAATAATATGTACCGCCTTTACTTTAATGCGCCTATCATACCCGATAGTGTGCGCAAGAGGGGTATTGATGCTAATAAATATAAGGACTTGGAGAATGAGGGTAGCTCTAAACTGGTTGCCAATACTATGAAGCGGCTTGATGTGCTGCGGAAGCAGCTGGTGGTGCAGTCAAAATCATTGGATGAGATATCAAAGCTATCAAAAGAGAAGGAGAAGTTTTTGGCTTCGATACCTGCTATACAGCCTGTAAATAACAAAGACCTGAAGCGTATGGCTTCGGGGTATGGCTGGCGGAGTGACCCCTTTACTAAGGCGCGTAAGTTTCATTACGGTATGGACTTTTCGGCGCCACAAGGAACGCCTGTATATGCCTCGGGTGATGGGGTGGTTATTAGGGCTGATGATGGAGCATCGGGGTATGGGAACCATATTAGGATAGATCACGGGTATGGTTATGTAACACTGTACGGACACCTATCGGCTTATAATGTGCGAGCGGGACAACACGTGAAGCGAGGAGATTTGATAGGTAAAGTGGGTAGTACAGGGCGCTCGGAAGCACCTCACTTGCACTATGAGGTGATGAAGAACGGAGAGCATATTAACCCTATTCACTTTTACTACGGTAACTTAACCCCTAGTGAATATGCTGAGATGTTACACGTATCAAGCCAAGAGAACCAATCATTAGACTAA